In a genomic window of Cyprinus carpio isolate SPL01 chromosome A10, ASM1834038v1, whole genome shotgun sequence:
- the LOC109066943 gene encoding beta-crystallin B1-like, whose translation MSQTAKSTTNQGADAKDKGAPAPAATSKASKTGEPGFMGNYKIFLFDQENFQGRMMEVQNECMNVCERGMDRVRSIIVECGPFVAFEQTNFRGEMFILEKGEYPRWDTWSNSYRSDCLMSFRPIRMDPMEHKICLYELSDFQGNKMEIQEDDVPTLWAHGFCDRVGSVRVPGGAWVGYQYPGYRGYQYLFESGEYRHYNEFCAFQPQIQSMRRVRDMQFHKHGCFNLTAAKQ comes from the exons ATGTCTCAGACCGCCAAGTCCACCACCAACCAGGGCGCTGATGCCAAGGACAAGGGAGCTCCCGCCCCTGCCGCCACCAGCAAGGCTTCCAAGACCGGAGAGCCCGGATTCATGGGTAACTACAAA ATCTTCCTGTTCGACCAGGAGAACTTCCAGGGCAGGATGATGGAGGTCCAGAACGAGTGCATGAACGTTTGTGAACGCGGAATGGACAGAGTCCGCAGTATCATTGTTGAGTGCGGCCC CTTTGTTGCCTTCGAGCAGACTAACTTCCGTGGCGAGATGTTCATCCTGGAGAAGGGCGAGTATCCTCGCTGGGACACCTGGTCAAACAGCTACCGCAGTGATTGTCTCATGTCCTTCAGACCCATCCGCATG GACCCCATGGAGCACAAGATCTGCCTGTATGAGCTGTCCGACTTCCAGGGCAACAAGATGGAGATCCAGGAGGATGACGTGCCAACCCTGTGGGCGCATGGCTTCTGTGACAGAGTGGGCAGCGTGAGGGTCCCCGGTGGAGC TTGGGTGGGATACCAGTACCCCGGCTACAGAGGCTACCAGTATCTGTTTGAGTCCGGCGAATACAGACACTACAACGAGTTTTGCGCCTTCCAGCCTCAGATTCAGTCCATGCGCCGTGTGAGGGACATGCAGTTCCACAAGCACGGCTGCTTCAATCTGACCGCTGCTAAACAGTGA